A single region of the Myripristis murdjan chromosome 3, fMyrMur1.1, whole genome shotgun sequence genome encodes:
- the krtcap3 gene encoding keratinocyte-associated protein 3 produces MCTFDLEQGPGRLMKKGLSLILVGHINFILGAIVHGNVLRHISKPNQHITTEYTAANIISVTSGLLSIATGIIAIVVSRNLSVLKLQIGLLIGSFLNALLSAACSFGLIWAISLTVAYDGRGLMQGCNESVVPINARAPVNVQCPFDTTRIYDTTLALWIPCAVLAAVEAGLSVWCFIVGLTLRGLGPCSNSYIKEQLEAEALTSGNTADTEFSTQGQSLIGQRFNPEA; encoded by the exons ATGTGCACTTTTG ATCTAGAGCAAGGCCCAGGGAGGCTGATGAAGAAGGGGCTTTCCCTCATCCTGGTCGGCCATATCAACTTCATCCTGGGAGCGATCGTCCACGGCAACGTCCTGCGCCACATTTCCAAACCCAACCAACACATCACCACAGAATACACCGCCGCCAATATCATCTCTGTCACCTCTGGCCTGCTG AGTATCGCCACTGGGATTATTGCCATCGTGGTGTCAAGGAATCTCTCTGTGTTGAAACTG caAATAGGCCTTCTAATTGGCTCCTTCCTGAACGCCCTGCTGTCAGCGGCATGCAGCTTTGGGCTCATCTGGGCCATTAGCCTCACCGTTGCCTACGATGGGCGGGGCTTGATGCAGGGATGTAATGAGTCCGTGGTGCCAATCAACGCTCGGGCACCCGTCAATGTCCAGTGTCCCTTTGACACGACACGGATCTAT gatACCACCTTGGCGCTATGGATCCCTTGTGCTGTGTTGGCGGCAGTAGAGgccggtctgtctgtctggtgcTTTATAGTTGGATTGACTCTTAGAGGACTGGGACCCTGCAGCAACAGCTACATCAaagaacag TTGGAGGCAGAGGCTCTGACCAGTGGGAACACAGCAGACACTGAGTTTTCTACCCAGGGCCAAAGCCTGATTGGACAGCGCTTCAATCCTGAAGCCTGA